A window from Corynebacterium urogenitale encodes these proteins:
- a CDS encoding putative quinol monooxygenase, producing MILINVKFKPLPENVENFREIVSEFTEATRAEEGCLFFEWYRSTDNPDEYLLLEGFKDDAAEAHVGSEHFKKASELFPTVLSETPEIINTLIEGKTEWDRMAEFQVK from the coding sequence ATGATCCTCATCAACGTGAAATTCAAGCCATTGCCAGAAAACGTGGAGAACTTCCGCGAGATCGTCTCCGAGTTCACCGAGGCCACCCGCGCTGAGGAGGGCTGCCTGTTCTTCGAGTGGTACCGCAGCACGGACAACCCTGATGAGTACCTCCTGCTCGAGGGCTTCAAGGACGACGCCGCTGAGGCTCACGTCGGCTCCGAGCACTTCAAGAAGGCCTCCGAGCTCTTCCCAACCGTGCTCTCCGAGACTCCAGAGATCATCAACACCCTCATCGAGGGCAAGACCGAGTGGGACCGCATGGCGGAATTCCAGGTCAAGTAG
- a CDS encoding L-serine ammonia-lyase, with protein sequence MTVSVFDLFQIGVGPSSSHTVGPMRAGLAFAKTFKKALGSDLVASEIGAQGDLEPLDEGEKLAGVVTPRGGERPSISVILYGSLAATGLGHGTLDATLLGLDGADPGQIDPDFMEQRIAEIRRESTIRVAGDQNLVADCGFEDIILRPAVRRSIHTNAVTFVGSLGSDATGQPRGSVKQTYYSIGGGFIRTEQEVPQLVALGGDYLYDSGEKLLQLCEAGSNSVSQVQRACERSIRTDEEIDVALDTIAQAMEDCAKRGMSSDGLLPGMLQVRRRAKRWYDQLIEEDPHKRAELSEDWVNLVALAVNEENAAGGRVVTAPTNGAAGIIPAVMFYARTYTKAGKADPRDVNRRFLLAAGAIGSLYKERASISGAEVGCQGEVGSAASMAAAGLAEILGGTPRQVANAAEIAMEHSLGLTCDPIGGLVQIPCIERNAISACKAINAAKMALRGDGEHHVTLDEVIETMRQTGADMNDKYKETAGGGLATNVAVNVPEC encoded by the coding sequence ATGACAGTCTCCGTATTCGACCTTTTTCAGATTGGTGTGGGACCATCCTCATCCCACACCGTCGGACCGATGCGAGCAGGGCTCGCCTTCGCCAAGACTTTCAAAAAGGCCTTAGGCAGCGATCTGGTGGCGTCGGAAATCGGGGCACAGGGGGACCTCGAGCCGTTGGATGAGGGGGAGAAACTGGCCGGGGTGGTGACGCCGCGGGGAGGGGAGCGGCCGAGCATCTCCGTCATCCTCTACGGATCCCTCGCCGCCACCGGCTTGGGGCACGGCACCCTCGATGCGACGCTACTCGGACTCGATGGCGCTGACCCAGGGCAGATCGACCCGGATTTCATGGAGCAGCGCATCGCCGAGATTCGTCGAGAGAGCACCATTAGGGTCGCCGGTGACCAGAACCTAGTTGCCGATTGTGGCTTTGAGGACATCATTCTGCGCCCCGCGGTTCGGCGCAGCATTCACACCAACGCTGTCACGTTTGTCGGATCCCTTGGCAGCGACGCCACTGGTCAGCCGCGCGGCAGCGTGAAGCAGACGTACTACTCCATCGGCGGCGGCTTCATCCGCACGGAGCAGGAAGTGCCCCAACTGGTGGCACTTGGTGGGGACTACCTGTACGACAGTGGCGAGAAGCTGCTCCAGCTCTGCGAAGCGGGCTCGAACAGTGTGTCGCAGGTGCAGCGCGCGTGCGAGCGGTCGATCCGCACGGACGAGGAGATCGACGTTGCGCTGGACACCATCGCCCAGGCAATGGAGGATTGCGCCAAGCGCGGCATGTCCAGTGACGGGCTGCTGCCAGGCATGCTGCAAGTCCGCCGCAGGGCAAAGCGGTGGTACGACCAGCTGATCGAGGAGGATCCTCACAAGCGCGCCGAATTGTCCGAGGACTGGGTGAACCTCGTGGCCCTAGCGGTGAACGAGGAAAACGCCGCCGGTGGTCGGGTGGTGACTGCGCCCACGAATGGTGCTGCGGGGATCATCCCAGCAGTGATGTTCTACGCGCGCACCTATACGAAAGCGGGGAAGGCCGATCCGCGGGATGTCAACCGTCGCTTCCTGTTGGCTGCGGGGGCGATCGGTTCCCTGTATAAAGAGCGGGCCTCCATTAGCGGCGCCGAGGTCGGGTGCCAAGGAGAGGTCGGCTCGGCAGCGTCCATGGCTGCGGCAGGCCTGGCGGAGATTCTGGGAGGCACGCCGCGGCAGGTAGCGAATGCGGCGGAGATCGCCATGGAGCACTCCCTTGGCTTGACCTGCGATCCCATCGGCGGGCTGGTGCAGATCCCATGCATCGAACGCAATGCCATTTCTGCATGTAAGGCCATCAATGCGGCGAAGATGGCCCTGCGCGGGGATGGCGAACACCACGTGACCTTGGACGAGGTTATTGAGACGATGCGCCAGACCGGTGCGGACATGAATGACAAGTACAAGGAGACCGCCGGCGGAGGACTAGCGACTAACGTGGCCGTCAATGTCCCGGAGTGCTAG
- a CDS encoding type IV toxin-antitoxin system AbiEi family antitoxin domain-containing protein: MREQDGLIETRRMTAAGRKLVRRRAEAGELEQIARGVYCRRTAWEQAKPAERLRLRIVAEAHRRPAAIVVGLSAAFLYGFPRSTGRPLPEVVELGSFSGASANREQGVHIKHVGAWMKGPSAESDHCIRRCCRE, encoded by the coding sequence GTGCGTGAGCAGGACGGGCTGATAGAGACGCGGCGCATGACGGCGGCCGGGCGGAAACTCGTTCGGCGACGCGCGGAAGCCGGTGAGCTCGAGCAGATCGCCCGGGGAGTGTATTGCCGGCGCACAGCGTGGGAGCAGGCGAAACCGGCCGAGAGGCTGAGGCTGCGCATTGTGGCCGAGGCTCATCGGAGGCCTGCCGCTATTGTCGTTGGGCTCAGCGCGGCATTCCTGTACGGGTTTCCGCGGTCAACGGGGAGACCGCTGCCGGAGGTGGTGGAGCTTGGTTCCTTCAGCGGAGCGAGTGCGAATCGTGAGCAGGGCGTGCACATCAAGCACGTGGGAGCGTGGATGAAGGGGCCATCAGCAGAGTCTGACCACTGCATACGGCGATGTTGCCGTGAGTAG
- the ppk2 gene encoding polyphosphate kinase 2 produces the protein MSSKEAQSTKHASGQSASAGRVATGASSKTSSEVAKNGPTEQYSKPPKLDKKAYEAELVRLQAELVEMQQWVVETGARVVIIMEGRDAAGKGSAIKRITQYLNPRTCRVEALPAPNSREQGQWYFQRYIEKLPTAGEIVIFDRSWYNRAGVERVMGFCTTQEYRRFLHQAPIFERLLVEDGIILRKYWFSVSDDEQVRRFTSRREDPLRQWKLSPMDLQSITRWEDYSRAKDEMFVHTDIPSAPWYTVESEDKKRSRINVITHLLNTIPWEYVEKQVPKIPERPKTTSNYERPPRTQFRHVPDAAAELERDKVEARKAGKKAAKNAKKSGKKSESSSKGAKSKGDKKDKKSKKSSKKKKDKK, from the coding sequence ATGAGCAGCAAAGAAGCCCAGTCGACTAAGCATGCCTCCGGCCAGTCTGCATCTGCAGGTCGCGTAGCCACCGGAGCATCCTCCAAGACATCATCCGAAGTCGCCAAGAACGGCCCCACCGAGCAGTACTCCAAGCCGCCGAAGTTGGATAAGAAGGCCTACGAGGCTGAACTGGTACGCCTGCAAGCGGAGCTCGTGGAGATGCAGCAGTGGGTAGTGGAGACGGGTGCCCGCGTCGTCATCATCATGGAAGGACGCGACGCCGCTGGCAAGGGCTCTGCCATTAAGCGCATTACCCAGTACCTCAATCCGCGTACATGCCGCGTGGAAGCTCTGCCTGCTCCGAACTCTCGCGAGCAGGGTCAGTGGTACTTCCAGCGCTACATCGAAAAGCTGCCGACCGCCGGCGAAATCGTGATTTTCGATCGCTCTTGGTACAACCGTGCTGGCGTGGAACGCGTCATGGGCTTCTGCACCACTCAGGAATACCGCCGCTTCCTCCACCAGGCCCCAATCTTTGAGCGTCTTCTGGTCGAGGACGGCATCATCCTGCGCAAGTACTGGTTCTCCGTGTCCGATGACGAGCAGGTCAGGCGCTTCACCTCGCGCCGGGAGGATCCGCTGCGCCAGTGGAAGCTTTCTCCAATGGATCTGCAGTCCATCACCCGCTGGGAGGATTACTCCCGCGCGAAGGATGAAATGTTCGTCCACACGGATATCCCGTCGGCACCGTGGTACACCGTGGAATCCGAGGATAAGAAGCGTTCCCGTATCAACGTGATTACCCACCTGCTCAACACGATTCCGTGGGAATACGTGGAGAAGCAGGTGCCGAAGATCCCTGAGCGCCCAAAGACGACCTCCAACTACGAGCGTCCTCCGCGCACGCAGTTCCGCCACGTTCCGGATGCCGCTGCCGAACTGGAGCGCGATAAGGTCGAGGCGCGGAAAGCGGGCAAGAAGGCTGCGAAGAACGCAAAGAAGTCCGGGAAGAAGTCGGAGTCCTCCTCCAAGGGAGCAAAGTCCAAGGGCGATAAGAAGGACAAGAAGTCCAAGAAGAGCTCGAAGAAGAAGAAGGATAAGAAGTAG
- a CDS encoding 3-hydroxyisobutyryl-CoA hydrolase: protein MSDQTFIKTRVEGRTGIIELDRPKALNSLTHEMVRAIDSALEEWAGDDSIATVIVQSTAPRAFCAGGDVRSVRESDLAGDLAAGDAFFDDEYAMNLRMAQYPKPIVALLEGVVMGGGFGISAHGSHRVVTPRTVGAMPEAAIGFVPDVGMSFVLNNLPVDRAIGLFIGCTGWRLTPADMLFTGLGNVLVDDVTSVADGLRTEAMNDVLARLSMERSELEEPESLLEKHQQWIVETFSEGSWVEIEERIASAEPRNEDEEAFLEKVRECLKAANPASLVAMVELFRRNAETDVATALKNELEIGSKLRREPNFAEGVRAVLVDKDHAPHFEPDSARNINPQVYAGLLD, encoded by the coding sequence ATGTCAGACCAGACTTTTATCAAGACGCGTGTCGAGGGTCGCACCGGCATTATTGAGCTGGATCGCCCGAAGGCATTGAATTCCCTGACTCATGAGATGGTTCGCGCGATTGATTCCGCGCTTGAAGAGTGGGCTGGGGATGATTCAATTGCGACGGTGATTGTGCAGTCAACGGCGCCGCGTGCGTTCTGCGCGGGTGGGGATGTGCGCAGTGTCCGCGAGTCGGATTTGGCGGGGGATCTCGCTGCTGGCGACGCTTTCTTCGATGATGAGTATGCGATGAATCTGCGTATGGCTCAGTACCCGAAGCCGATCGTCGCTCTGCTTGAGGGCGTGGTGATGGGTGGTGGCTTTGGCATTTCCGCACACGGTTCTCATCGCGTGGTCACTCCGCGTACTGTCGGCGCGATGCCCGAGGCTGCGATCGGCTTCGTTCCCGATGTTGGTATGTCTTTTGTGTTGAATAATCTGCCTGTTGATCGTGCGATCGGTTTGTTCATCGGTTGCACGGGGTGGCGTCTGACCCCTGCGGATATGCTGTTCACGGGGTTGGGCAATGTGTTGGTCGACGACGTCACCAGCGTCGCCGACGGTTTGCGCACCGAGGCGATGAATGATGTCCTGGCAAGGTTGTCCATGGAGCGTTCCGAGCTCGAGGAGCCCGAATCTTTGCTGGAGAAGCACCAGCAGTGGATCGTGGAGACGTTCTCCGAGGGCAGTTGGGTGGAGATCGAGGAGCGCATTGCCTCGGCTGAGCCACGGAATGAGGACGAGGAAGCCTTCTTGGAGAAGGTCAGGGAGTGCTTGAAGGCAGCGAACCCCGCCAGCTTGGTGGCGATGGTGGAGCTATTCCGGCGCAATGCGGAGACCGATGTGGCGACGGCTTTGAAGAACGAGCTGGAGATCGGTTCGAAGCTGCGCCGTGAGCCCAACTTTGCTGAGGGCGTGCGGGCGGTTCTGGTGGATAAGGATCACGCCCCACACTTCGAGCCGGATAGTGCCCGGAACATTAATCCGCAGGTGTACGCGGGTCTCCTAGATTAG
- a CDS encoding nicotinamide mononucleotide transporter family protein, translated as MNLLDTLLNATLVIGGYPILWREIIGNGFGLASAIGGMRRVVWAWPVGIIGNIILFTVFLGGVFHTPQNLDLYGQAGRQIMFLIVSVYGWWQWSKARNAGIREPQETDPSRSIVTEPHDDAAAVQPHWATTRQRIGLVVAALAGTIVFAMIFDALGSWGPWADAWIFTGSMLATYGMARGWTEFWLIWIGVDIVGVPLLLTAGYYPSAVLYIVYGSFVLWGFFVWLKVQRTEASKAEA; from the coding sequence ATGAACCTGCTCGACACCCTGCTCAATGCCACCCTTGTCATCGGCGGCTACCCCATCCTGTGGCGCGAAATCATCGGCAACGGATTCGGCCTCGCCTCCGCCATCGGTGGCATGAGGCGCGTTGTGTGGGCATGGCCAGTGGGAATCATCGGCAACATCATCCTGTTCACGGTCTTCCTCGGCGGAGTTTTCCACACCCCGCAGAATCTCGACCTCTACGGCCAAGCCGGGCGCCAGATCATGTTCCTCATCGTCAGCGTCTACGGCTGGTGGCAGTGGTCCAAGGCCCGCAATGCCGGCATTCGGGAACCGCAGGAGACGGACCCCTCGCGCTCCATCGTCACCGAACCCCATGACGACGCCGCCGCTGTGCAACCCCACTGGGCCACCACCAGGCAAAGGATTGGCCTCGTCGTGGCTGCCCTTGCGGGCACTATTGTCTTCGCCATGATCTTCGACGCCCTCGGCAGCTGGGGCCCGTGGGCAGACGCGTGGATCTTCACCGGCTCTATGCTCGCCACCTACGGCATGGCTCGCGGCTGGACCGAGTTCTGGCTGATTTGGATCGGCGTGGACATTGTCGGCGTGCCGCTCCTACTCACCGCGGGCTACTATCCTTCGGCGGTGCTCTACATCGTCTACGGCAGCTTCGTGCTGTGGGGCTTTTTCGTGTGGCTCAAGGTCCAGCGCACCGAGGCCTCGAAGGCTGAGGCCTAA